Sequence from the Populus nigra chromosome 17, ddPopNigr1.1, whole genome shotgun sequence genome:
CCCAATAATTCATAATTCATAACTTGATCTTGACTAACCTGTGATCTGAGTGTTTAACCTGAATGAATAACTTTTGAGAAGCTTTGAAAATGTTTgagttctaaaatttaataacaatgttcCCATTATTGGACATTGTGTAACTAAAAACTACAAATGGTCAATCTAGAACAACAAAAGCAAGAAAACCTGCGAAGACATTAATTTACaacaaaaaatccaacaaaaccCAGAACCTCACCTCATACATCCATGGTTGCCCCCACAACTACTGCAGCCTTCAGAATCAAGTAGGTGCGGGAAACACTCCTCTCGCAACAATGGATTCCTATTGTCAAAGATAGGTCCATTGATATAACACAAACAATTGCCCCAGTATTCCACTAGCAGTTCCAAAGAGCATTGCAACAAACATTCTCATAAGACCACCATTCTGAAATACCAAGGTTTCACATTCTTAACAAAAGTTAACAGTACAGCAATGTCACAGAAGAGCAATTCCTGGAATCTACTTCCCATTCACAACATAGTGAAATGACTGCGTTCAATCTAAACAAATCTGGCAATGGTTCATACAGTATCTAGAGATAAAAATGCTACCTTGAGAAAATCTTAACTCGACAAAACTCCACAGTTGTAGATCTGGCTATCATTCATAGTTCTTACTTTTGACTCTTTAAAAATGATCAACAGAAAAGATGTATTTGGATGTCAATTTTTCATCTTGTATATAAATCTAGTCTAGCACCAACAGCCAGAAAGATCACAATTATGGAATGACTACAGTAGCACGTAGCTAAAGAATTTGACAGCTTGCTCTGTTACGCTATAAGGCAATCACAGTCCAGTGGTCTGCGTGGATCTTTCGTCACAATTTGAAAGTTAGGAAATGGAGCAAATCAAATGTGGGAAATTATATGAATCAGCGAGTTAAAAAATGTATATGAAAGTTGACCGCGGAATGAATCTAGTTTTTGATCACTAAACATGCAGGATAAACCAAAGAGAAACAGGGTAATTAATACAATAAAGGCTACATTAAGCAAGTGAAACCTTCTCAAAATGAATTAATCTACACACCATTTCTTCAATTCATAGTTAAATTTCAGTGCTCCCATGATTAGACAATATGCAAAAACTACATTTGGACAATTAACCATCAGTTACAACAACACAACAAAACCTGCTAAAACAAGtaccaagaagaagaaaataaaagaacaggAATTTACAATACAAGCCTCCAGCAGATCTAAGCTCCAGTACCTAATGCTTGCCATCTTGGACGGCTTTATCTACAACTACTTTGACTTTCTTGTATTCAAAATCTCCAGGGTGGGCAGAACACTCTTCTGGCACAACTGGGCGCCTATTGCCAAATATGGTCCAAAGATGTAACACCATGAATGCCCCCAGTGCTCCACAAGCAGTTCCAAAAATCATTGCAGCAaggatttttaaaatacaatcacTCTTCTTTTGAACTACCACTGGTTTCGCACGTTTAGCAAAAGCCCGAGGATCCAGTGGCTCAGAATGCATCCAATGGGGGACATGCCTTAGCTTTAAGCTCCATGAATAGAGGAAGCAAGTCTGAGACGAATTTCCATTTGATGAGCTCAAGCCTATCAAAACACTCTCATCATTGAGCATTTTTGATAAGTCAATTGGGTAAGAGAGCAGTGGATCAATTGGTTTTATATCACCAGATTGACTCAATCTAACCTCTAATCTTTTCGAACCCGCTTCATAATCAATCCAAGTATGCAATCTTTTTCCACTATTCAAAACCATATTATTGGACGAAACATTTCTCACTTTAACTGACACAAAACCACCCACGTCAATTCCCACATGGTTATCATTCAAATCACCAAATTTAGCATCTCTCGTCGTGTCAAATTCAACAGCAACAAATTTAGGACTACTTTTCTCTGATCCTAAATATAGCCCAAATGGGCTGTTATCAAACATCCTCACATAAAAACCACtaggaaccaaaaaaaaagccaaaccATCTCCATCATCAGTTGACATCAAGAATGAGAAATTGGTGGAAAAGGAAACCATATTTCCAGAAATACCTTCGACAAGCTTGATGGGTTGCTTGTACATGACTCGTCCGGCACTTGAACTCACTGCGCGAGTGAGTTGAAGAGAACCATTACCAACGACCTTCGCATCACCATAAAGAGCAATGTTGGACTgaaagtttggatttttatcAAAAGTTTCAAAGGAAAAGGAGTAACTTGAGCCAGCATTTAGCATTTTCAAGTGAGAAATCACGAAAGTTAGCACCGTTAAGCAGGCGGGAATGTTGAACTTGGCCATGGCTGAACTGGGTTTCTTCAGCTGAATCTTGGTTTGCTTGGCGTAGTGAGATTTCTAGGGTTTGTGAGGTGAACCCATTTACAAGTAGGTGACTTTACTTTTTTTCGGGGCTTGTAGACTGTAGTAAACGAAGAATGAAAGCAAAGAATATTGGGGAGGCTGGCTTGGAGGTTGTGAAAATTAAATACGTTTACTCCCTTCTGAAACTCTCTGACCCACTTTCTCTGAGTTGCTGCTGCGTGAGGGAATAGCTTATTTTGCAGCCATACCcctatgtcttttttattttacaaattagtttgtttttgaatttcaaaaatattttaaaaaaggtttgaaaatttttacttttttaaaaaattaatatatttttaaattattttgatgagctaatattaaaaataattttaaaaaaataaaaaatatattattttaatatatttttaaataaaaaatattttaaaaaataattacaactatACATCTAAACAGATCAaacgtgaaaaataaaaagaatcattgattgcattgaaaaaaaaaaagaaaagaagaaaggaattaTTGATTGCAAATATAAAAGAGAGGGCATTAATAAAAACTATGTTTGGGAATCTGGTCTATCCGTGTTTTCGAAAACGTTGTgtcagataaaaaaagaatcattgaTTGCATACAGGCAAAAGATGAAATAATGCAAAACATAGGAGGGCATTAATGAAATAACCAAAAAAGGAATCCAGTTGTCAAACACCCTAATTAATTCGAAGACAGACATCAACTCTACTCTCGATTGCATCCACGCCCTTTTGTCTTGTCTTGAACTGACTTCTAAAAGGACACTTGGACCAACCACTTAGCGAGTGGTATGTACCTCCACTCCACTCTAGTTTTAGGAGTCCCttactttttcctttttgaattatttatgattttttctttggtaGTGCGGTAAAAATAAAGCCAAGGATTCTTCACAGCACCACTAACTTGCTCGGTGGGTGCTCATGCATCCTCCTCCTTGTTGCCTCTTTGTGTGTGTCTGGAATCTGTTTCTTTTTAggtttgaaaaagtattttttaaagaactgctaatttttttattttatatttattttaaaaaaaatttattatatttttagattattttaatatactaataccaataactaattttaaaaaatataattttgataaacttataaataaaaaataattattatcataataccaaacaagCTTTTAACATTGAAGCTGtagttgtgattttaaaaaaataaaatttttaaataaaattattatgagataaatttttacttgtgtaagataaaagaaagataaattattttaatttttataaaattaaaatttaaaactcattaatatataaactaataattttttaatttctaccaAAAACAGAAGTCATCACGTATAAGAACACAGATAAAAGATGGTTGGGTGGAGCAAGACAATGTGCTTGGTTACTACCTCTTTCCAGGCAAAGACTAATGTGCGCATGCTCTTTTGTCGTCTTGGTAAGGATAAAGTAGCAGAAAGCCATTTAATAGAGGACAACAGAGTCCaccaaaatcattaaatttaaagaaCCTTCGACTGTGGCCATTGCCTGTCCATCAATGGAAGATCGTGCTGTGTGTCGTTCTTCTGTACATTCTCTCTGGCCTGGATAATGCGTTGAATTTATTGCTGTGAACAGAGGCTTGGCCGTGTCCTTGTGCTGTAAATGCTGAGATACACTGTGGTTTGGTGAAGGCCaatcttcaataaaattaatgttgagATGCCTTTTCTCATGACTTTAGCTAGTGTTGGTAGGTTCCTTGCATGTTTTTGGTGGGTGTTACTGTTTGAGAagtgaagttttatttttaaaaaatatttttgcatcacaaaaacaaataaatcataattaatttaagattgATTCGAGTGaagttttaaaagatttaaataaaagttaattatgttagatttaattgatttagaGAGTGTCCGGAAATGTGGTGTAAACCACGTttctaaaacttttaattttttttaaaataaaatttattttatttttagattgttttgatgtgatgatgtcaaaagtaattttttaaaaataaaatttttttattttaatgtatttttaaacaaaaaatactttaaactgtcaattattattataattttaaatagatttttaatgaattaatcttattaattaataaaaatataatttatttattttgaaaaacagaGATGCTAGATTAATAATGGAAACTTTAATGAAAATGCAAACTATTGGCTTTGGGGAAAGATGACAAAACCACTTTACCTCAGACAATGATTTTACTTTAAGCATCATAGAATGTCAATGACTATGATTAAAGCAGATAGATTTGAATAAAATTGTGAATACAATTATGTTGATGGTCAAATATCGAAAACATTGGTATAATGGCAACTCCATGGTCCATGCAATTGATtctctaaatgaaaaataaaactatattctTATAGttattaataacataattttcgATGATTGCTTTAAATAAACATCGTAGAATTGTTACAAATAACATGTAGATAGATTATCGAAAACAAAGTCCATATATATTGTAATCACCAGAAAAGTATGGATATTGTACATTCAAGGGGTGTGTTCATAAGATGGATGGATTTATaagcctgtttgtttttatgttttgaaagtatttgaaagaaataaaaaaaattatttttttaactttaaattaataattttttagtgtttttaaattaatttgatgtattaatattaaaagtaattttaaaaattaattatgaagcaTTTCGAATTACAAAGCCTGCCATGGCTACAGGACAAGTAATTGGGTCCAGAATGAGGGCAAGCTGTCATGCTAGGTAGGTCTCATTGTGTGATGTTGCTTTCATCAAGGAGCGGCCAAAGGTTAGAACCACGAGGAGTGACTTTTTGGATGGACGCTAAAGTGGAGACATGGGACAGCTGTATGAAGGGTGACCAGTGGCTAATAACACTGAAAGCTATATAGGCTTCGGTTATTGGTACCCATGGACCCTTAGCCCTTAGGTTCAGCTCATGGCTAGATGATTCTTCAAATAGATGGTGTGATATTGCTGAGATATTGCTTGCAATTTGATAAAAGGAGGGAGTggaaattttgttgttttaacaTAGCGTTTaagtattttataaataattctaacatttttgttgacttttttaaATCTTTACATAGAAGACTCGATGTAATTTTCCACGAAATTTTTCATATGATAATAGTGTAAATTTTGCAAACGAGGCAGGGATCAATAACTCAGAACAATATCATAGctagttttattgttttaaaggtGCTCATGAGTTCCACTGTCACTTTCAAGCACGTTCTAGCTATTCTACACTCATCGTTATTAGCATCAATGATGCaaaattattatgtttaattatataatgaaaCGGGTTATAACACaagttttatataatatatatatatatatatatatgacatatttgtcatgtttaaaaaaacatttgcctAATCATTCAGAGTATTTCAGTTCTTTTACATGACgtattaatcattaaaaatttatacagGAATgtaattatctaatttttttaagtttagaagaatgatttaattaccatttgaattataaattttaaaattagctaAGAAAgctattttggtattttaaaaaattacagtaaaataacaaaaattttaatagagtaaaaaagattaagccatgcctAGAGGGATATTTTGGtcttttcatctatttttttttgtgagttcCACTATGTTATGGACACTTTCACGTTTTACacgtttgataaattaattttttaatctaaatcaTTACTAATATACATGGTGCACACGCTAACACATAAGAGACACTCATGCATTTAGAGTAGCATGTGAAGCCCTCGTGGTGATCGAAATTTCCCTTTCATCATATTGTTAGATGCATTAATGCGTGGTGTGCACGTGTCAACAAAGATGAGGTAATTTGTCAAtgatcaaccttttttttcttgtcttctcTCTCCTCCCCTAAAAATTATAggtttatcttcttttttttttactatttcaacttcaattcttattttttaaaatttaattttgttttttgtctttttataaatgttttatttgttttcaatttcatttttcaatctcaatttatcatatattatcttttttaatttggtccatatttatttttatttctgatattttttcttatctcttttatagaagttttattagtttttaatttgattattcaatccaaatttatagtatattattttttacaatttaatcatgattcttttgatttatttttatttttatttttatccttttgttaatgttattattcttttcaatttaacccttaaattaaaaaattattgtttccctctaatttatttgttatttttatttgaaccctctttcttttattttttattttgaatctttttgtatagtttttttctttcaattatgtcCTTTAGTGTTTCATTTCTTGGGGATtgtgtttcatgatttttccaTATATAGTGTTTCTAGTATAATGACTCGAGTtacaagtttgaaaagttaaaaaggcttaatatttttttggtttattttattttccgatatcattattcaatattttttattttttaaaaaaaaattggctttatggttttcttcaatttctttcttcttttttttttggattattctGACCTCATTACCTAGGACACGAGTTTGACGGGCTAATTTAGATTGGCTCGGCCTTTAATGCTCAGATTACATGTTTGTCATGCTACCTCATGTAGActcatgttagttttttttttgtcctttttatcctattttttccatccatatttaatttgttaaaaattaaacaacattgtttttccGCTCTtagataaaagtttttttctcgGGTTATCGTGATAATGTTTTTTGTCGGTTTTGTGGTTTTCTTCAAAAAAGACACGAGTTTAACAAGTTGACTCaatttctattaggttatctcaatctcataacataaaacacaggtttaacaagttaacctagACTGACCCATCCCTTAATGCCTAGATTACAACTAGCTCGAGTTGactcacattatttttttaacctttttaccTTATTTGTTCCTTCCATAATTAAGAGTTGTGCCTTTAAACTCTACAGACAGATtggtctaaaaatatattattttctttataaatattagtttgataatgacaaaaattaattacaaaacaatCTTCGGGGGTGTTTGTTTGATGGAAAGTGGTTTCTTGGAaatcattttccaaactttcttgtgtttgtttgtcattagaaaaattgatcaacataaaacactttccagttaaagaaaaatttggcttggttttcagaaaaatattttctttttattttgggcggaaaacactttccggaagttgtgaaaaatttagaaatgtcatattatttgttgattatatcgaatttggtcctcaaacttttgattgctatatataatttgttttgaatattttttttcaatttcatcccttagaatttaatttttatattaactttggtcctcatttttataattgttatttactttttccttatcattttttaattgaaattttttatatatcaaatttaatcctctttcttttgattgttacttattttatttgaaataatttatgaaatggtaattattattattttaatttcttcatctttcaatttttttatttgttagatttgatctttattattttaattattttttattttatttgagataatttatgaaattatatttttttcaattttattctcattcaaatttttaatttgtttgtttcttattattttaataaacttgaaaaaaataaaacattaataagttatttttcagcttatatgacataaccaaatactggaaagtgttttccaacttattttgtATTGCACTGctaaacatcggaaaataattcacttttttagaattcactttgaaaaaaaaaatactttccagcaaacaaatagGGTCTTCTTCTCCCTCTAGTTTTTCTCTATAaacattttgtttatgtttatcaaaaataaaacagaactttttaataaacttataaaaattgatGCCTATAAGTCTAATGCTTTGTTGTAtgaagatatattattttaactccGCAATAAATATTAGGAGTAATTAATaccttaaaaataatgattttcatgcctcaaaacttattttttatacccGCTGACATTACAACTTATTGAAGCCATGCAGtagcacataaaaaattataatttttaaatccgGCCCGATCCAAAGCCTGGGTTCCGGGTTTTGATCGGGTCACCCGGATCAAtccctattaaaaaaaaaaatcaacgggttgcaaccgagTTTTTGATCAGGTTTTTCCGGGTCACACCGGGTCAtgactttttctattttttcttcaactcgaCTCGATTTTAGCCCTGGATCAACCGAGTTTCAAGTCAACTCGCcaggtcgggtttcaaaactatgcaaAAAAATCATCCTTTCCCACCAATTCGGATCTGAATCAGCATCAATTTTTTCACCGTAGAGGACGTCTGGGCGAGGGTGGGCTTTGATGAAGCAGCCTGTGCTCCTTTCGATCGCTTTCAAGGCGTTTGAGACTTCCCATTTGGCTTCTAGTTGGGAACATGGTTCATTACAGTCAACGCTATTGGAAATCTAGACTTTACACTGTCTCCTGCATCATAGCATCCTCC
This genomic interval carries:
- the LOC133676515 gene encoding L-type lectin-domain containing receptor kinase IV.3-like, coding for MAKFNIPACLTVLTFVISHLKMLNAGSSYSFSFETFDKNPNFQSNIALYGDAKVVGNGSLQLTRAVSSSAGRVMYKQPIKLVEGISGNMVSFSTNFSFLMSTDDGDGLAFFLVPSGFYVRMFDNSPFGLYLGSEKSSPKFVAVEFDTTRDAKFGDLNDNHVGIDVGGFVSVKVRNVSSNNMVLNSGKRLHTWIDYEAGSKRLEVRLSQSGDIKPIDPLLSYPIDLSKMLNDESVLIGLSSSNGNSSQTCFLYSWSLKLRHVPHWMHSEPLDPRAFAKRAKPVVVQKKSDCILKILAAMIFGTACGALGAFMVLHLWTIFGNRRPVVPEECSAHPGDFEYKKVKVVVDKAVQDGKH